The following DNA comes from Flavisolibacter ginsenosidimutans.
AGTACACGGGCTTTATTTGTCCTTTTTTAAGATCGGTAATGATTTTTTCGGGTGTCATCAGGTGAAGCGTTAAAGAAGAGTTTTATGGATTTTGGCACGGTTTTCGACTTAGTGCGGCCGAATCAAAAATACATCTTCAACCTTTCCAAATTCTAAATTCAATAAACTTAAATCTTAGACAATGGCAAACACCAATTATCCATCTGCAGGCACAACAAATGACAACCGTCCTGCCGGCAGCAACACAACCCGCAACGTCCTTATTGGCTTATTGGCCGTTGGTCTTTTGGGCACGTGGGGTTATGTCTTGTACGACAAAAACAAAACCACCGAGCAAATCCAGGTAAAATCGGCCGAAGTAAAGACCGTTTCTACAGACCGGGATTCAATTAAAAATCTTTACGAAGAAGCCATCGTTCGGCTGGACAACCTAACTGGTGAAAATACCCGCATCTCCAGCGAAGTAGTTAGCAAAGACGCCGAGCTGAAAAAAATTAAAGGTGAAATCAAAGGCATTCTTGCTAACAAAAACGCTACGGCTGCAGACTTAAAAAGAGCCCGCAACCTGATTGGCGAATTGAACGGCAAAATCAGCAACCTTGAGCAGGAAGTAGCAAGACTGATGGGCGAAAACCAACAACTGGCTACCAACAATACTGTGTTAACGCAAGAAAAGACACAGTTGCAAACCGATCTGCAAACAACGACTCAGGTAAAAGAAGATTTGGCAAAAAAAGTTGACGTTGGTTCTACGTTCTCTGCTTCCAACATCACGATTAAAGGCATTGATGAAAAAGGCAACGGCAAAGAAAAAGAAACCGACAAAGCCAAGAAAGTAAACAAGCTGGTTGTTTCCTTTGACGTTGAAAACCGCATCACACCTTCTGGCCCGGTTGACCTGTACGTAATTGTTACAGGCCCCGACGGAAAAGTGATCAGCAGCCCGGCTATGAACTCTGGTAATTTAACTACACGCAACGACGGCGACCGCGCTTTCACAGCGAAAACAACGGTTGACTACGAGCAAGGCACACGCAAAAACGTTTCGTTTCCGTTGCGCCAGGACAAGTTCCAGGTAGGTGATTACAAGATTGAAGTTTACCAGAACGGATTTAAGATTGCAGAAGGCACACGCGGCCTGCACAAGACCGGATTTTTAGGACTTTAGTCTCATTCCAATTTCAATACGAGCCGCTTCTTTTGGAGCGGCTTTTTTATGTCTGAACCAGGATGAATATGATGCGTAAGATGTTTGAGATTATTTATCTCGTTCGTCCCGTCCGTCCAAAAACCGCGGTTCAGCCATTGCTATTTCGTTGCAGTATTCGTCAATTCAGTAACCACTTTTCCAATGCTTGCACTCGGCATTTGAATTTGCAACAAGGCCGACACGGTTGGTGCAACGTCGGTCATGTACACTTCCCTGTTTGTCTTACCGGGAGTTACGTTCCAGCCGTACCAAAGTAGCGGAATGTGTGAATCATAAGGATTCCAGGAACCGTGGGTGGTGCCGCGGTCGGTGCCTTCAAACCAGCCGGGTTTGTAAATGAATTGCACATCCCCGCTTAGTTTTTGGTTGTAACCATTGGCCAGCATGTTGGCTACTTGTTGCGGTAAACCCGAAGCCGGAATATTTTCCAAATCCAATGCCCGCAAAATACCCGGTTGCAGGAGCAATGCTTTAATAAGACTGCGCTTCACAGCCTCTTTGTCCAATTTGTTTGCGGCAAGGGCTTCAGCGTTGATGTGCACTTGGTAATTGATTACCGAAGCCACAAGGTTGCCAACGCCGAATTCGTTTTGCAAAGCATCGTTTAAAGCCCTTCGCATGGTCAACGTATTTGAAACACCACCGGGCAACCGGTTTTCTTTCGCAAATCCCGGTACGTGTGCCACTGCATGATCGGCTGTTAAAAACAAAAGGTATTGTCCCTTGCCAACTTTTGCATCTAGATAATTGAAAAGATCAGCAAGGTCTTTGTCGAGTCGCAAATAGGTGTCTTCAATTTCAATTGAGTTGGGGCCAAACGCATGACCGATGTAATCGGTTGACGAAAAACTAAGGGCCAGAAAATCCGTTACGCCACGAGTGCCCAGCGCTTCCCCATCAATGGCTGCTTTGGCTGCGTCCACGGTGAAACTGTTGCCGTAAGGCGTTACCTCAAAGCTTTGGTATTTGGCATTCTTTACCGTATCAACCCGGTGCGGGAAAGTGCTGCCTTCGCCGGACAATATGCTTTCGTACACCTTGTTATCGCCTGTGCTTTGCACATAAGTATTCAGCGGGTAAAGCGTATTCCAGCCCTTTGACAAATAAACATCGGGAAACTTTTTTGCGTTCAATTGCTGCATCCACTGCGGCAAGGTTTTCATGTAATATGTACTCGTGATCCACGTGCCTGTGCTCACATCGAACCAATACGCTGCGTTGGCTGTTTGGCCTGCAGGCAAAATAGCGCCGCGGTCTTTAATGGCAATGCCAATAACCTTGCTTCGGAAGTTGTTGCTTAACCGCAGTTCATCACCAACCGTTGTGGCAAACATGTTTTTTGGCGACATGCGTCCGTTTACCGAATTGCTTCCTACTGTCTTTATCGTGTCGTTATTGTCTTCGGTGCAGTACACCTCTCGTTTCAACTCTTTGTCGTACCAGTTGTTGCCCACGATGCCGTGAAGCGCCGGCACGCTACCGGTGTAAACACAAGTATGGCCGCAGGCAGTGTACGTGGGCACATAAGGAATGAACGTATTCTCGCAACGAAAGCCTCCGTTCATTAATCGCTTAAAGCCGCCTTCGCCTAAGCGGTCGTAAAAGCGGGTAAGATAATCGGGGCGCATCTGGTCAACGACAATGCCCACGACCAATTTCGGACGTTGAAGTGATTGTGCGTTTCCACTGAGTAGCATTAACAAAAAGAAAGCCGTGAGAATTCGTCGCATGAAAAATGTTTGAACGGCAAATGTAATGGCGACAAAAAACAAATCTTTGCAAGGCTCAATTATTTTTAAACACACAAAGGGCTGCTTCATGAAGCAAAATCTATTCATCGGTTTAGTATTGCTGTCGCTTTTTTCTACGGCGCAAAAACCATTGGCTGATGAAGTATTGAACGCAGAAAAAAGCTTTGCTGCCTATTCGGTTGCACACGGAACCAAAGAAGCTTTTTTACATTTTTTTGATAGCAGCGGCGTGGTGTTTGAAAAAGGCAAAGCAGTCAACGGTATTGAAACCTGGAACAAAAAAGAGGCCGGTACCGGTGTTTTGAACTGGCACCCGGTTTACGGTAGCATGGCAGCCTCCGGTGATTTAGGTTTTACCACCGGGCCGTGGACCTTTCAGCAAAAGAGTGTTGATGATTCAGTTGTTGCACGCGGGCAGTATTCAACGGTTTGGAAAAAAGACAAAAGCGGCGAGTGGAAATTCGTTGTTGATTTGGGCATTAATAAAACTCCGGCCTTTGACGATGCCGCGTATCAATTCAGCAATGAAGCTGTTTCTTTTGTTCCGGGCACATGGAACAATTTACTAAATAGGGAAGAAAAATTTATCCGGCAAACAAGCGAGACGGATGCTGCGCAACGAACAAAACTTTACGAACAATTTTTAAGTAAAAAAACTTTCTTTCTCAACCGCAACGGGAATCTGCCTGTCGTTGTTTTGAATAAGCTAAACAGCGCTTTGCAAACACTTCCGCAAAAGATTGATTACCGCATTGATGGCTCGGGCATTTCGGCCGCCGGTGACCTGGGCTATGTTTACGGCACGACGATCGTTAAAGGTAAAACAGAAAATTACCTGCGCATTTGGCGGCGCGAAGGAAAAGAATGGAAACTGGTGCTGGAAACCTTGCGGTATTGAGCCAAAACAGCGTCTAAACTGATTTCCCTATTTTTGCGGCAATTTTTTAAAGCCGCAGATTCATTTGATTTTACAAGGATTGCCGGGAAGGTTGAATCTACGAGATGTGCTTCGTTGAATAGCGAACCGAACGTACAAGAGTGCGACGCAAGAGAAGCTTAATCGTTGTTCTGTCGCCCGTAACAAAAAATAAAAAACAGTAAGTAAACAGTATTGTAAATCCAATGGGCTTTTGAGGCAATATCTCAACGCTCAATTTTAAACTTGAAACTAAACTATGGCAGATCTTTTTGAACGACTCGTGAAAAACTACGGCCCGCTTGGCCAGCATCGTGAAAGGGCTTATGGCTACTTTGCTTTTCCCAAATTGGAAGGAGAAATCGGCAGCCGCATGAAGTTTCGCGGCAACGACGTAATTGTTTGGAGCCTGAACAACTATTTGGGCCTGGCCAACCATCCCGAAGTGCGAAAGGCCGACGCAGACGCGGCGGCGCAATTTGGACTGGCAACACCAATGGGTGCCCGCATGATGAGCGGCAATACAAATTTTCACGAGCAGTTGGAAAAAGAACTGGCCGCGTTTGAAGGCAAGGAAGACGCTTGCTTGCTGAACTACGGCTACCAGGGAATGGTGAGCATCATTGACGTGTTGTGCAGCCGCCACGACGTGATTGTGTACGATGCGGAAAGCCACGCTTGCATTATTGACGGCGTTCGCCTGCATCCCGGTCACCGCTACGTGTTTAAGCACAACGACCTTGAAGATTTTGAAAAGCAGATGCAGCGTGCAACGGCCTTGATTGAAAAACAAGGAACGGGTGGCATCCTGGTGATTACCGAAGGCGTGTTTGGCATGGCCGGCGACCAGGGCAAATTGAAGGAAATTGCGGACTTGAAAGACAAATACGATTTCCGTCTTTTAGTGGACGATGCACACGGCTTTGGTACGCTTGGCAAAACCGGCGCCGGTGCCGGTGAAGAACAAGGTTGCCAGGACGCGATTGACTTATACTTTTCCACCTTCGCAAAATCAATGGCTTCCATCGGCGCTTTTGTGGCCGGCGATAAAGCCATCATTGACTACATCCGTTGGAACATCCGCAGCCAGATATTCGCCAAGAGTTTGCCCATGCCATTAACCATCGGCAACTTAAAACGCCTGGACCTTTTGCGCACAACACCCGCCTTGAAAGACAAGCTTTGGGAGAATGCCCTTAAGCTGCAACGCGGTTTGAAAGAAAAAGGCTTTGACATTGGCAAAACGGATTCGCCAGTAACGCCTGTGTACATGAAAGGCGGCGTGGAAGAAGCCACCGCAATGGTGATGGACTTGCGCGAAAATTACGGTGTGTTTGCTTCGGTAGTGGTCTATCCCGTTATTCCAAAGGGACACATCATTTACCGCCTCATTCCTACGGCCGTGCATACGGATGAGGACATTGAAGAAACACTGCAAGCTTTCAGCGAAACAAAAGCAAAGCTTGATGCGGGTGGATACAAAGTGGAAGCCATCCCGGATATGGCGGAAGAAGTAAGCGCCAAACGCTTTGATTATTTTAAGAGTAAGCCGAAGAATAAGTAGAGCTTAATGCGAATGATTAAAAAACCCAATCATAAAAGTGATTGGGTTTTTTAGTTGAAAATTTGAAAGTCGAATTTATGTTTTCACTGAACTGCTTGTTCAAATTCGTCATGCGCTCTGCAACGAAGGCTCTATGACTGAAGCCGGTTTTGCATCTCGTCGGTCGTAATCAAAGTACTGTTTCAAACGAAGCAATGGTTTCTCAACGTACTTCCATGAAACTGCACAGACACACAAAAGCACAAGAAACTTGATCAATAAATAAGTCAGGTAATGCGCCGTCGTTGCAGGATTCTTTGCGGGGCCAAATAGTTTGTTTAATAAATGTTCGGTTTGTGCGCCAACAAAAATGTGATAGAGGTACAAGCCATAACTTATTTTTCCGATTGCTGCCATTGGTTTAGATGACAACAAAGAAGTAAAAAAAATACGCTTGCTTTTATTCGATACAATAAAACTGATCAACCAAAATCCGATAATAGAGTGAAACAACCGCGTCTGATGCAAAATCAACGCTGACCCTGGGAAGCCAAGCAGCAAAATAGAACTAACGACAGCCACTGCGGCAAAGATGGGCTGCAATCTTTGAAGCAACGCAGGGCGATAAAGACAGAGCCACGCCAGCAAAGCGCCGAGCCCTAAACTATCAAAACAAGTAAAGACAAAGAGATAACCCAAATCGTAATTAGAGGAAAACATGCGGCAAGTAACACTCAACGCGATAAAGAGAAGGATGCAGGAAAGAGTGAATTTTCGCGGCAGGTAAACCATGAGCCATGGCCATATAAGGTAGAATTGCTCTTCTACTGCCAGTGACCAGAAATGTCCTGTATTGGCAGGCCATTCCCCGATAGAATAGACGTAAAAGTTGGACGTGTAAGTAAGCGCAGTAACAATCTGGTTTCGGACAAGTTCCAGATGAAGTGGATACTGAAAAGCAATCATCAGAAAAATAAGAAGGTAATAAATAGGAAAAATGCGCAATGCCCTGCGCAAATAAAAATTCCACATCAGCTTTTTGTATGAAGCTTTTTTGGCTGCGGCCCTATCCCGGTGCTGAAATAAAATGGTAGAAATAAGGAACCCGCTTAACACAAAAAAAAGGTTCACACCAAGTCGGCCTGCCTGTACATAGTATAACCAATTGTAAGAATCTATCCAATGAGCAGATATGACCAGTAAAACTGCAATTGCTCTTAAGCCGTCAAGTGGTTTGATGTAGGTCATATGCATTCAGTTTTGGTGTTTAGCGATACCCTTTCTTTCGTCAGCAATAACGACGTTTACCTGGAATCACCGGTTTCAACCCACGC
Coding sequences within:
- the pafA gene encoding alkaline phosphatase PafA, with the protein product MRRILTAFFLLMLLSGNAQSLQRPKLVVGIVVDQMRPDYLTRFYDRLGEGGFKRLMNGGFRCENTFIPYVPTYTACGHTCVYTGSVPALHGIVGNNWYDKELKREVYCTEDNNDTIKTVGSNSVNGRMSPKNMFATTVGDELRLSNNFRSKVIGIAIKDRGAILPAGQTANAAYWFDVSTGTWITSTYYMKTLPQWMQQLNAKKFPDVYLSKGWNTLYPLNTYVQSTGDNKVYESILSGEGSTFPHRVDTVKNAKYQSFEVTPYGNSFTVDAAKAAIDGEALGTRGVTDFLALSFSSTDYIGHAFGPNSIEIEDTYLRLDKDLADLFNYLDAKVGKGQYLLFLTADHAVAHVPGFAKENRLPGGVSNTLTMRRALNDALQNEFGVGNLVASVINYQVHINAEALAANKLDKEAVKRSLIKALLLQPGILRALDLENIPASGLPQQVANMLANGYNQKLSGDVQFIYKPGWFEGTDRGTTHGSWNPYDSHIPLLWYGWNVTPGKTNREVYMTDVAPTVSALLQIQMPSASIGKVVTELTNTATK
- a CDS encoding nuclear transport factor 2 family protein, which codes for MKQNLFIGLVLLSLFSTAQKPLADEVLNAEKSFAAYSVAHGTKEAFLHFFDSSGVVFEKGKAVNGIETWNKKEAGTGVLNWHPVYGSMAASGDLGFTTGPWTFQQKSVDDSVVARGQYSTVWKKDKSGEWKFVVDLGINKTPAFDDAAYQFSNEAVSFVPGTWNNLLNREEKFIRQTSETDAAQRTKLYEQFLSKKTFFLNRNGNLPVVVLNKLNSALQTLPQKIDYRIDGSGISAAGDLGYVYGTTIVKGKTENYLRIWRREGKEWKLVLETLRY
- a CDS encoding aminotransferase class I/II-fold pyridoxal phosphate-dependent enzyme encodes the protein MADLFERLVKNYGPLGQHRERAYGYFAFPKLEGEIGSRMKFRGNDVIVWSLNNYLGLANHPEVRKADADAAAQFGLATPMGARMMSGNTNFHEQLEKELAAFEGKEDACLLNYGYQGMVSIIDVLCSRHDVIVYDAESHACIIDGVRLHPGHRYVFKHNDLEDFEKQMQRATALIEKQGTGGILVITEGVFGMAGDQGKLKEIADLKDKYDFRLLVDDAHGFGTLGKTGAGAGEEQGCQDAIDLYFSTFAKSMASIGAFVAGDKAIIDYIRWNIRSQIFAKSLPMPLTIGNLKRLDLLRTTPALKDKLWENALKLQRGLKEKGFDIGKTDSPVTPVYMKGGVEEATAMVMDLRENYGVFASVVVYPVIPKGHIIYRLIPTAVHTDEDIEETLQAFSETKAKLDAGGYKVEAIPDMAEEVSAKRFDYFKSKPKNK
- a CDS encoding acyltransferase family protein; the protein is MTYIKPLDGLRAIAVLLVISAHWIDSYNWLYYVQAGRLGVNLFFVLSGFLISTILFQHRDRAAAKKASYKKLMWNFYLRRALRIFPIYYLLIFLMIAFQYPLHLELVRNQIVTALTYTSNFYVYSIGEWPANTGHFWSLAVEEQFYLIWPWLMVYLPRKFTLSCILLFIALSVTCRMFSSNYDLGYLFVFTCFDSLGLGALLAWLCLYRPALLQRLQPIFAAVAVVSSILLLGFPGSALILHQTRLFHSIIGFWLISFIVSNKSKRIFFTSLLSSKPMAAIGKISYGLYLYHIFVGAQTEHLLNKLFGPAKNPATTAHYLTYLLIKFLVLLCVCAVSWKYVEKPLLRLKQYFDYDRRDAKPASVIEPSLQSA